The Caldalkalibacillus thermarum sequence CAAATACTAGACTAGCAATGCCGCTATCCAAATCCAATATAGAGAGGTCGTTGTCCGGATTATGATTCCATGCAACTGGGACTTCTTGTGGTCTTAAAACAGAAAACCAGTTCCATCCTTGTCGATGAAAAAACTCTATTTGCTGGAATAGTTCATCCGAAACAAGGGTATTCGGCTTCAGCCGAATCCCTTGTTCGCCAATGCTGATGCCTATTTGTAATGCTGTTAATAAACTGATCATTTCGATGAAGTTAGATTTTGAATACCATACATCCAAAACTAATTCTTCATCTACTACGTCCACCCAAAACCCTCGTCTTCTTAGACTATTTCTTAATTCAAGAAGAAGTTTCTTTTTCAACACTCATTCCCCCTGCTTTATCATTGGTCGGATAAAAGCTCCAATGCCAAACTTTTGATAAGCATCAAAGTATTTTTGCTTCCTCTCTTCATAAGCTTTGCGAATTAATTCATCTGCTTCTTCCAGCTGTCTAATCATCTCCTGTTGCTGCTCAATAGGAAGCAAAGGCAACTCAATGGAGCGAATATCATTTGGAGTTAAAACTGTTGCAATAGATCCGCTTTGATGAGCTTCAAAAAAGTATTGGCCAATCGGACTTTCTAAGAAACGTTTAACGTAGACAGGATCGACTTCTTTCGTAGAATGAAGGCGAATGATAATAAACATATTCGATACTAAAATCGTTCCATCGTATTCCGGAACAATGGCAATTTTCTGTTGGGTTCCCCTACTTGACACTAAAATGTCCCCCGGCTGTGCGGTAACACGCTGTACATCTCTTGTTTGAATCGGAAATTCATCAATGGTTTCAAAGCGTATTTCTCCATTTTCGATATCTCGTATTTGAATAACAGGGAATAACTCCCCGTCTGCACTTTCGATTTGTCTACGGGTTGGAAGATTCACGCCGCGGATGACCTCCGCAATGTCCCCGATCTGCACAAGTTTTTCCGCTTCGCTTTCGTATTTTTTCTTATTAAAGACGATCTTGCCGAATTCTGTGTCCAGTTCCACATGAATAAAGTATAAGGATGGGTTTAAGTCCCAATTATTTTCGGCAATTTCATCTATAGTAACAATGCGTGAGTATTTTTCTTTGTTTTCATATTCCTCGAGCGTTTCAATGATTTTCTGGACATGTTTGGAAGTCAAATATTTCTGTGTTCTTGTCCGCTCATAATCCCCTTCGGCATTAATGAATTGCACTTTGCCTTTTTTGTGGCTTGGTTTATGTTTATTCAATAGAAGAAGCGCCACCTGAATACCCGTTCCGCTAAATAAATTGTTTGGAAGGGAAACAATGCTTTCGATTACATCGTCTTTTAATAAGATGGAGCGAATTTTTCTTTCTGCCGCACCTCTAACCAGTGTTCCAAAAGGAACGATTAATGCCGCTTTCCCTTCCTGATTTAAAGACGCCAATGCGTGTAATATAAAGGAATAATCTCCTTGTGATTTAGATGGAAGATCATATAATTCAAATCGATGATAAGGGTCATTGATGGCAAACTCATATCCCCAATCTCTTAAACCGAATGGGAAATTCATCATAATATAGTCAAATTGCATCAGGCGCCCATTTTCGAGCCATTTCGGGTCACGAATGGTATCACCCAATTTCATATCCCCCTGTTCTGGCAAGATATGATTGACAAACAAATTCAGCTTGCCAATAACATATAACTCCTCATTAATCTCTTGTCCATAAACAGTAATATCTTTTCCTTTGCCTTTAACGTATCGGTAGGCATCAACCAGTATATTTGCAATTCCAGCGGTTCCGTCATATACGGATCCCGTAATTGGCTTTAATGCCTGAATCATTAGCTGTGACAGGCCATCGGGTGTGAAGTCATAACCTTTTGAAGATGCAAGCAGCTCTTTTATTAATGTTTCAAAAAAAACTGCCGTAGCCTCGCTATGTTGATACTCCGTTTTCGTTAATCCATATCGTTCAAGAAGAACCACTAATTTATAAAGAGTGGTTTCCTCGATGTTCTTGAATGTATCGTTAAGAAACACGCCAGAGAGTGAAGGCTCTATACTTTCAAGCATACGGTATAAAGATTGGATGGTCTCTTTTACATTTCCGCGGCGATTTTTAAGTTCTTCCCTTGTTATGATGTTTGTAAGCTTCTCACCATATTTTTCATTCTCCATGGCAAAAAACAGAGTATGCAGCTTTAATAATTCGACTGTTAATCCTTTTTCCGCTTCAATTTCTTTCTTATTAAATTGATTTTCTAATTCATGAATAAATTGCAACGCTTTGTCGCGGCTCATTATTTTACCTCCTAACTTTTTAATAAAGTATTATTAATTCCTTTTTAATTTTAATACAAAAAAGAAACTTCCTTATGCAATAATTCCATTGTCGCAAGGATTGTCTTCAAAGACATTACTCATTATTTAATGAAGTAACTTATGGTTGACCATCCCTGCGCTTTTAATATAACATACAACGAAATTTTTGTAAAGGGTATTTTTAATTCCTTTTAGTTTTATTACAATTCCCCCAAAAACAGAAATTATAAACCATAATTTGAGTATGATAAATGTAATAGAGGGTGTCCTAAAAGTGATCGCTTTTAGGACATCCTGTTAAAACAGAGTTAGAACCCTTTAGTTGACTAAAGGTGCAAGTACTTGTGCAAGTTTTTAAATCACAGGGATTTTAACACAATTGCCAATAAAACGAAAAAAGCTTGAAACCCTTGATACACAAGGATTTCAAGCCTCTCGCTCTAGTGATTCCGACTGGGCTCGAACCAGCGATCTCCACCTGTCAAGGTGAGGGTTGCCAAACATAAACATAAAGATTAATCCGTTACTTTATCTTTGATTAAGGGGACAATTTGCTCCAGGGAGCGGGGATTTTCCAAGGCTGATGTGTCTCCCAACGGTTGCCCGAGGTATTTGGCCCGGATTAAACGGCGCTGGATTTTTGCATTACGGGTACGGGGCAGATCGTCCACAAAACAGATTCGGTGAGGTTTCAATGCTTTACCCAGGCGGCTGGTCACTTGTCCTACCAACTCCTGTTCTAACGCTTCCGATGGCGAATATCCGGAGCGCAGGACAACAAACAGTACAGGTACTTCTCCTTTGACCTCATCTGGGACGCCAATCGCTGCCGCTGCACTGACGGCTGGATGCTCGGATACAGCCGATTCAATTTCAGAGGGGCCCACCCGTTTGCCAGCCACCTTAATCGTGTCATCGGCACGACCTAAAATATACCAAAAACCGTCGTCATCTACTGCGGCCCAGTCACTGTGGGCCCACACATCCGGCCATTTTGACCAGTAGGTTTCCAGATAACGCTGATCATCCTGCCAGAACGATTGGGTCATGCCTACAAATGGTTTTCTGATCACAAGCTCTCCAACCGAGCCGACAACCGAATGCCCCTCTTCATCCACCACATCAGCAGCTATGCCGGGCAGCGGGCCATGAAATGAACATGGCTTAAGCGGCAGAGTGGGGTAGCAACCCAGGATCCCACCGGACACTTCTGTTCCACCTGAGTAGTTAATAATTGGACAGCGGCCCCGCCCCACTTTTTCCAGGAACCATTGCCACGATTTGGCCGTCCATGGTTCACCAGTTGAACCCAAGAGGCGCAAGGAAGATAAATGATACCGGGTTGTCCATGCATCCCCATGATTCATCATGGCGCGAATCACAGTGGGGGCGATGCCCAAAACAGTCACCTGATGTTTCTCCACCAGCTGCCACAACCGTTCCGCATGGGGATAATCGGGCGTCCCTTCATACAGGACCATTGTTGCCCCGTGCATGGTGGTTCCCAAGAACAGCCAAGGCCCCATCATCCAGCCAATATCTGTCAGCCAAAAGATGCGGTCTGAGGCTTTCACATCAAAACAGAAATACATGTCGATTGCATTTTTGATCGGGAAGCCCGCATGGGTGTGTACCGTCCCCTTCGGACGCCCTGTTGTGCCAGACGTGTAAATGATCATAAACGGTTCATCACTGGCCAGCGATGCCGTTTCTACTGGTGTGTGATGGTCTTTAAGCAAT is a genomic window containing:
- a CDS encoding N-6 DNA methylase, with the protein product MSRDKALQFIHELENQFNKKEIEAEKGLTVELLKLHTLFFAMENEKYGEKLTNIITREELKNRRGNVKETIQSLYRMLESIEPSLSGVFLNDTFKNIEETTLYKLVVLLERYGLTKTEYQHSEATAVFFETLIKELLASSKGYDFTPDGLSQLMIQALKPITGSVYDGTAGIANILVDAYRYVKGKGKDITVYGQEINEELYVIGKLNLFVNHILPEQGDMKLGDTIRDPKWLENGRLMQFDYIMMNFPFGLRDWGYEFAINDPYHRFELYDLPSKSQGDYSFILHALASLNQEGKAALIVPFGTLVRGAAERKIRSILLKDDVIESIVSLPNNLFSGTGIQVALLLLNKHKPSHKKGKVQFINAEGDYERTRTQKYLTSKHVQKIIETLEEYENKEKYSRIVTIDEIAENNWDLNPSLYFIHVELDTEFGKIVFNKKKYESEAEKLVQIGDIAEVIRGVNLPTRRQIESADGELFPVIQIRDIENGEIRFETIDEFPIQTRDVQRVTAQPGDILVSSRGTQQKIAIVPEYDGTILVSNMFIIIRLHSTKEVDPVYVKRFLESPIGQYFFEAHQSGSIATVLTPNDIRSIELPLLPIEQQQEMIRQLEEADELIRKAYEERKQKYFDAYQKFGIGAFIRPMIKQGE
- a CDS encoding AMP-binding protein, which encodes MVSAREIPSADDRLNEFKHFPVAWEPSEEQIKDANLTRFLKQHGLEDLAQLLKKSTEDLEWFYEAVLKALHIKWHHPYRQVVDLSKGMQWPRWFVGGKTNLVDNCLEKHIESGRGDHPALIWEGEPGDSCEWNYAKLSREVNRLAAGLKALGIDRGDRVGIFLPMLPQTAVALFACAKIGAVVIPIFSGYAADAVAKRLDDCKAKLLITADGFYRRGRIVSMKAVADQALQAVPSVEHQVVVKRAGQEVEWQEGRDIWYDELLKDHHTPVETASLASDEPFMIIYTSGTTGRPKGTVHTHAGFPIKNAIDMYFCFDVKASDRIFWLTDIGWMMGPWLFLGTTMHGATMVLYEGTPDYPHAERLWQLVEKHQVTVLGIAPTVIRAMMNHGDAWTTRYHLSSLRLLGSTGEPWTAKSWQWFLEKVGRGRCPIINYSGGTEVSGGILGCYPTLPLKPCSFHGPLPGIAADVVDEEGHSVVGSVGELVIRKPFVGMTQSFWQDDQRYLETYWSKWPDVWAHSDWAAVDDDGFWYILGRADDTIKVAGKRVGPSEIESAVSEHPAVSAAAAIGVPDEVKGEVPVLFVVLRSGYSPSEALEQELVGQVTSRLGKALKPHRICFVDDLPRTRNAKIQRRLIRAKYLGQPLGDTSALENPRSLEQIVPLIKDKVTD